The Phycisphaerae bacterium DNA window AGGGTGTGCGATCGCAAGGATGTCGACGTGGTCCTCGTCGCCACCCCGGACCACTGGCACGCCCTGCAGACCATTCAGTGCATGCAGGCGGGCAAGGACGTCTACTGCGAGAAGCCGCTGGCCAACAGTATCGGCGAAGGCAAGGCCATGCTGGACTGGGCCGGCAGGACCGGCCGGGTCGTGCAGATGGGTACTCAGTGGAGAATGAGCAGTCATTTCCGCGAGGCGGTCGAGCAGGTGCAGTCGGGCAAGCTGGGGCGGATCCGGCTGGTTCGCTGCTGGGCGGCGTTAGGCTGGTTCCAGAGCCTGGGCAAGGTGGCGGACTCCGAGGTGCCAGCCGGCGTCGACTACGACATGTGGCTCGGGCCAGCGCCCAGGCGGCCGTTCAACCGGGCCCGGTTCCACTTTGCGTTCCGCTGGTTCTACGACTACGCGGGCGGGCTGATGACCGACTGGGGCGTGCACCTCCTCAACATCGCTCTGTGGGCGATGAACGCCAGTGCTCCCAAGCGGGTGGCCTCCACCGGCGGCAAGTACATCTACCCGGACGACACCGCCGAGACGCCGGACACGCAATGCACGCTCTATGATTTCGAGAAGTTCACGCTGGTCTGGGAGCATCAGGCCGGTACCGGCCACGGGCCCGAGCATCGCGAGCATGGCTGCGCGTTCTACGGCACCAACGGCACCCTGGTTGTCGACGGCTCCGGCTACGACGTCTATCCCGAGGGCAAGACACCGGTTCCGGCCCTCAAGAAGAACATAGAGGAGGAACCGGAACTGTGCCGGGTGAAGCTGGTCGGCGATTTCCTGGAGTGCTGCCGCACCCGCAGAAAGCCGGCCGAGGACATCGAACTGGGCCACTGGGTGACCACCGTGGCCCACCTGGGCAACCTGGCCCTCCGCACCGGTCGATCCATCGAGTACGACGTCGAGAATATGAAGGTCATCGGCAACGATCTGGCCAACGCGATGATCACCAATCCGTACCGCCGCCCCTGGGAACTGCCCAAGGCGTGAATCGCGTCCGGCGGCAACGGCCGGAGCTATCGGGCCCGCGATTCGCTGTCCGGCGTTCCTGGCGGACGGGCTTCGACGTCGATGAAGTCGTCATCCCGTTGTGGCCCGAATGACCCCGGGGTGAGCAGGGTGATTCTGGTCCGCAGCCTGCGCTTCATGTCGGCCCGGACCAAGGCCCGCACGGGTGGCAGGAAGAGAAGCAGACCGGCGATGTCGGTGAGCACGCCGGGCGTGATCAGCAGGATACCTCCGATCAGGATGAGCAGCCCGTCGACCAGGCGATCACCCGGCAGGCGTCCGGCGGCCATGTCGGCCTGAATGCCCTGGATCGTGCGCCATCCCTCATGCCGGGCGACGGCCGCGCCGACGAAGCCGATCAGCAAGACCATCGCGATGGTCGTGCCTGCCCCGATGCGGCTCCCGATCTTGATCAGGATGGCCAGCTCAACCAGCGGCACAAGGGTGAACAGCAGCAGCAAGCGGAGAACCATTTCAGCGGGTCGGGCTCCCGAAGGGGCTAGGTTCTGCAAACCGGTTGCATCCTACCAGCACGCGGTCAATGCGACAAGAACGCCTGAAAGTCTCATAACTCCCGCGGTTTGTCGGTTACGCGTGTCCCTGATTCGATTGGCGATCACTCCCGGCTAAAGCGTCCGGCCGGAAATCCGATAACGCCAGTGGGGCGCCGCCTCTTGAGCGGGCGCGTGGACGTAGATGGAAGGAATACGCCGAGTGTCAGCCGAATGTTCGATTATCGTTCCGGTGTTCAATGACGGGGCTTCTCTGCCCAGCCTTCATCTCCGTCTTACCGCCATGCTCCGCCGGCTGGCGATTCCGTATGAGATCCTCTACGTGGATAACGGGAGCACGGACCAGACGCCAGACATCATCAGCGCCCTGCACCGCGAAGAGGGTGCGGTCAAAGGGATCATCCTGTCGCGTCGGTTCGGGCGTCAGGCGGCGCTGTGTGCCGGGCTCGAGGCGGCCACCGGTCGGTCGGTCATCACCATCGACGGCAACCTGGCCGACCCGCCGGAAGTCATTCCTCGGCTCATCGAAGCCTGGCACGAAGGCTATGAGGTGATCTTCGCCCGTCGCCGGCGCAACAAGAACCTGGTTCACCGGGTGGCCAGCCGGATCTGCCGTCGGATTCTGCGCCAGGTCAGCGAGGTGCCCATTCCGACCGACACGGGCGAGCTGACTCTCATGGACCGCCGGGCGGTGGAGGAACTCAACAGCCTGCCGGAACGCACCCGGTTCATTACCGGTCTGCGGAGCTGGGTTGGTTTCCGTCAGGCGGTGCTCGAGTACACGCCTGAGTCGCCCAGGTTGGGAGCCGGTCCGGTTTACTCTCTGTCGCGGCAGCTGCATACCGTCGTGGAGGGCGTGCTGGCTTTCTCGAGTGCTCCGCTCAGGCTCATCACCACACTGGGATGCGCGGTCGGCCTGATTTCGATGGCCGGTCTGTTGATCGCCGGTTTCCGGTTCGGGATCGTCGATCCGGGAATCGCCGGATCGCTGCTGGTCGGCTGTGGTCTGGGATTACTGGGGGGCATTCAACTGATCTGTCTGGGGATCGTGGGCGAGTACATGGCCCGGGTCTACCAGGAAGTCCGCAACCGCCCGCTGTATGTGACGCGCGAGCGAGTCGGTTTCCTTCCGCACCCTCGAGCCGTTCGCAACATTCTCGAGTTCCTGCCGACAGAACCTACGGGTGTTCAGGAGGTCGCCACGGACGTCCTGGTCCGTGAGACCCGGCTGGTTCAGCCGCTTGAGCCGCTGCGGGCCGAGACAGCTTGATCATCTGCGACGTCCTGGTTCCATGTCCCAATGGTGGTTGACCATCAGCCATGGGCCACGGCCTCCGCGGAGGGGCTGGCCACGTCTTCGGCCCTGCGGGCCCTCCCCGCTGCTCCGAGTTGACAGTCGTCCGGGCATGGGATACGGTCTTGGCCAACGCCTGAGGTATCATGCCATGAAGGGTTGGTTTTCCCTTGCGACATCGTGTTCGGGCATGCTTGCGGTGGTGCTGGTTGCGGGCTGCAGCGACTGGATGGGCAAGTCCAAGAAGCCGACGACTCGCCCCGCCGGCACGACCGACAGCATCTCCACTGCATCCCCCCAGCAGGCCACGCTGGCCCTGCAGGGTGCCATAGGTGCGGCCACCTACGTCGAGGGCGGCCGGCTGCTGCCCGTTCGCGGCTACGGTCTGGTGGTCGGGCTCGGTGGAAAGGGCAGCCGGAATTGCCCGCCCAGTGTTCGTGACTACCTCCGCAAGGAACTCGCCCGCCAGCGGGTGACCAGCACCGGCGACGATGACAATGTCCCCAGCCCCGACGCACTCCTCAACAGTCTGGACACGGCGGTCGTCGTCGTGGATGCGGAGGTACCGGCCGCCGCCGCCAAGCAGCGCGCCTTCGACGTCCGCGTTCAAGCGATGGATCCCGACACCCAGTCGATCGCCGGCGGTATCCTCCTGCCGTGCGACCTGAAGATCTACCGCGAGGTCGGGCCGGCCGAGGTGATTGAAGGCAAGACCCATGCTCAAGCCCAGGGGCCGGTCTTCACCAATCCGTTTGTCGGAGGAGCGAATGCCGGGACCACCGTCGACCCGCGGGAAGGGCTGGTCATCGGTGGTGGCTCGAACCTGGTCGTGCGCAAGGTGGAGATGGTCTGTGTGGTCGAATCGTACTCCGTGGTCCGCCAGATTCGCGACGTCATCAACCGCCGTTTTCCCACCACACCCCCCGCTGCAGATGCGATCAGCCCAACGACGGTGCAGTTGACGATCCCGGCCGAGTACCGGGGGCGCGAGAACCGTTTCATCGAGAAGGTCCGCTATCTGCCCTTGACATCGTCCAACGCCCAGCTGGAAGCCCGGGCCAAGGCGTTGATTGTGGAGTTCACCCGCGAGAACGCGCCCCTGGAGGAACTCAGTCTCGCGGTCGAGGGCGTCGGGCTCTCGGCAGTGCGGATGCTTCAGCCTCTCTACACTCACCCGCGCAAGGCAGTCAACTACTACGCCGCCCGGGCCGGCTTGCGGCTGGGAGACAATCTGGGCGTCGAGGTGGTGGTCCGACATGCCGAGGACCCCAAGAGCAGCTATCGCCGGATGGCCGTCCGGGAACTGGGGCATTGTGTCCACAATCCTCGAGCGATCGCCGCACTCCGTACGCTGTTGACCGACCCGGAAGTTCAGCTTCGCCTTCTGGCCTACGAGTCGCTCCGCGACGCGGATCCGGAGGGCATTTCCCAGGTCGTGGTCGGCAAGAAGCCTCAGAACTTCGTCCTCGAGGTCGTCGAATCCAGTGGCCCGGCGACGGTCTATGCCCGCCGCAGCCAGTTTCGGCGCATCGCCCTCATCGGGGGCGACCGAATGGTCTGTCGACCTCCGCTACTCTACTCCCAGCAGGGCAAGCCGATCACTCTCTCGGCCGATGAGGGCGACAGGAGCTTGACTTTGATCCGCAAGAACGCCTCGGGGGGCATCCTCATCGGTCCCATCCAGGTCCCGCCAGACGTGCCCACCCTGGTTCGGTTCCTCGGCCAGGACCTGAGCCGCAACTTCGAAGGCAAGGTCGAGGGGCTCGGGCTCGACTATGCGGTCATTCTCGATCTTCTGTACCGGCTCAGCGAGCAGGGCGGACTCAGCGCGGATGTCCGCTGGGAGGAGTCCAGCATCGAGGACCTGTTCGGCCCGGTGGCTCCGGTTGGGCGCCCCGAATCCGAACTCTGAGCCCTGACTCGGCTAGTCGGGCATGCTGTCGTCGCACGGGGCATGGCGGGCAAGGCCGGGACGCCGAGCAAGAGCCTCCCGTCATCGAAGCCTGCGAGAAGGCGGCGCGTCGAACACCGGTCTACGCCGGTCCCGGGCGATGTGGGGCGCGTTCCTCGGCGTGCCTGCCCGCGGTCTCACCTTTTCATCGGCGGTGTGGGTTCTCGGACTCCTCGCTTGAAGTTCCGGTAACTGCAGCATCGTGGTTATCGATTGCTGCGCGGTCGGATTCGAAGGTCAAGTCGTTCCCTCGCTGACCCGAAAATCAGGCTAGTATTACCATGCCATACGCAATCGATCTCAACTCGCGGCAGTCCGTCCGGACGCTGGAACAGGCGATCCGGCATGGGGCTGAAGTCCTGATTGAGCCGAGAATCTGGCCTGACGGTGAGCCGATCCCGTGCCGGATGCAACCGCCGTCCGTCGCCGGCTCCAGGGCGGCGCTGGCTTGCCGGATCATGGCTGCGGCCGATGCTTCTTCCGCCAGCCGCGAAGCTCAAGTGGTCTTGGCCAACGAGGCGGCCTTCACCACCATGCTGGCCCGCATCGACGCCCTGGTCGGCACCTACTGCGACCTTTCCATCAGGCTGGGCGACCATCTGTACCTCTGTTCCTGCGACGTCTTGCGGATCGAGAAACCCGCGGCCGCAGATCACCACCCCGTGGTTCATCTCACTCGGCCGGAGACGATCCAGGTGACGCAGCGACGCCGGTTCCACCGGATTTCGCTCGCGGATTCGACCAAGATTCGCCTTCACTGGATTCGCTCCGACGATACCGCCGACGAGGGCATCGGCTGGATCTGCAACATCAGTGCCGACGGTCTGGCCTGCCGAGTGGATGCTCATGTCGCTGACCGGCTCTGGATCGGGGAACAGATCCAGGTCAATTTCGCGCTCTCGCCGACGGACACCCAGCGGTTCATGCTCGAAGCCACCATCTGCAGCAAGACGCCGACCGGTACCGAAGGCAAGGTGATGATCGGGGTTCAGTTCCTCACCGGACCGTCACATCAGTATTCCACGCAGGCCGTGGAGTCGCTTCGTCGCCGGCTGCTCAGCCGCCACCTGCTGACCAGTCGGCCTGCGAAGGAGGAGGGACTATGACGAACATGCATCCCCTGGGGGCCGATCAGCAGGCGGAGTGGCTTCAGGAAGCGGCCGGTGATCGGGTTTCGCTCACCATCAACTACCACGGTGTTGGAGCCTGGGCCACGCTGAAGTCCCGTCTGTTGCGCGCCGATCGATCCGGCGATCTGTTGGTGATCCTCTATCCGTACGTTGCCGACGGCGCTCAGCCTGAGATCGTCGTCGGGGAGAGCCTGGGCGTCGCATTCCGCCGTGGACACGAGAAGTGTGTCTTCGAAAGCCAGGTGATCGGTCGCACGAACTATCCCATGGGTGGGGGGATCGAGGCACCGGTCCTGGAGATCGCCTGGCCGGACAGCGTTCACGAATTGCAGCGGCGCCTCTTTTCGCGGACCCGGGTTCCGCCCCGGGTCGTTATTCCTGTCGATGTGGCTCGCTGCCAGCCGGCCGCCGACAAGCTTGGGCAGTCCGCCCGCGGCGTGCTGCTGGATCTCTCGGCCGGGGGCATCAGTGTCGCCTTGCCGGAAGCCAAGGGGCCTCGCTGGAGGGCCGGTGACATCCTGACCTGCAGCTTCGCTCTGGAGTCCGGCCGCTCGGTGCAGAAAGTGACCGGGACATTGCGGCACTGTGACAAGACTCCCGACGGCCGGCGGCGCCTTGGCCTTCAGTTCGTGGGCCTGGAGACATCGGCCAGCGGCCGGCGGACCATCGAATCCATCGCCCGGGTTGCCAGCCGGTTCCGCCGCCTGGAAATCCCCGAGTGCCGCTGAGGGGTGCCTGCCTCATTGCCATCCGGGGGGATCGGCTTCGGGTTGAATCCGCTTCTCTCATGCCTGTAGACTGTCTCCGGTGTTGTTCGCGCCCGCGGGCCGAACGGCGCCATCCCTCGCCAGGCGGAAGCGTCTGCCGCCCAGGTTGAAGGACCTGCCTGACACGGGAGTGGTGGAATGCGCATCCGTGGAGCCCGGGTCGTTGCGGCGATCGTGGTTGGACTGGTCCCTTCGCCGTGTTTTGCATGGGCTGGGGACGGGCACCGGATCATCGCCGAGATTGCCGCTCGCCAGTTGGATCCCAGAACCGAGCAGGAGATTCGGGCCTTGCTCGGCGACAAGTCGATCGTAGAGGTGGCCAACTGGGCCGATGAAATCAAGAGTGACCGCAGCTACGATTGGGCCAAGCCGTTGCACTACGTGAACGTGCCGGCGGGGGCCACCTCGTTCAAGATGGATCGCGACTGCGCGAAGAGCGGGTGCGTCGTCTCCGCCATTCTCGACTATCAGACTGTGCTTCTCGACGAGAAGGCCACAACCGCCCAGCGGGCTGAAGCGCTGAAGTTCCTGATCCACTTCGTCGGCGACATCCATCAGCCTCTGCATGTGGGGCGGGCCGTGGACCGGGGAGGAAACGACATCAAGGTCGAGTTCTTCTTCGATCGGACGAATCTGCATGTGGTCTGGGACGAGCTGCTGATTCGCCGTGTGAGGAAACCCTGGTTTCAGTACGCCGAGGAGCTTCGTACGAGGATTACGCCCGAGAGGCTCGCCCATTGGCAACGGAGCAGGGATGTCTGCGCGTGGGCGACGGAATCCGCCAAGCTGGCCGCGGACTTCGCCTACCAGGTCCCCAGGGATGGCCAGATCGCCGAGGCGTATTTCGACCGGACCATCCCCGTCGTGGAGGATCGTCTGTTGGCGGCCGGGGTACGATTGGCGGTGTTGCTGAACGGAATCTGCGGGGATCGAAAAGCGACCGCGACGGCACCGGCTTCCGGGCCGGCTCCGAACGTTCCGGAGGGGAGCAGACCCGCGATCGCCGGGCGTTTGCCGCGGGGGGTGGCAGCAGTCCGAGGACAGAAGAACACCGGGGCAGGCGGTCGCCCGCTCGCCCCGGCGCGGTTTCGGTTCTCACCGTGATTCCATCTGCTCCGGTCGTTACTTCGATTCCTCTCTCTGCTCCTTTTCCTTCACCGGGGCCCCCTCGTTTTCTTCGCCGGCTTTCAGCGGCCGGCCGAGGCGCTCCGCCGTGTTCTTCAGGGCTTCCTCGAAGGCGGTCATGCTCATCCGTTCTGCGTGGCCGTCCAGGAAGAGTACGCCGATGCGTTCCTTGCCGCCGCTCGGTGGTCGCTCGTAGGCCAGAATGTCGCCCGGATTGCTCTTATCGGTATGGCCGGCGACGTAGATGTAGGAACACTTGCGGCTCGGGTCTCGATCGAGAGGTGAAATGAGTATCTCGGGCTTGATCGTGCCGGCCTTGAGCAGAGTGTTGAGATCGGGAGGGAAGTTGCCGTGGTGCTCGCTTGCATACATGTGCAGGCCGATACCGATACTCTTCAAATTGGTGAGGGAGACCATCTCCCTCGCGGTCTCCCGGGCCCGAGCCAAGGACGGGAGCAGGATCGAGACCGCCAGCGGGATCGCCATGCCACCTTCACCCATCGAAGGGATCTCGACGGGCAGCGGGCCGTGCCCGACCATCATCCAACCGTCGGGTACCGCCACGAGACACCCAACGTCCCCGAACAGGTGCTTGCTGATACAGGTCAGCGAGGGCAGCACGCTCGCGTCGAGCTCGAGTCCCTCCCCCTGGCCGATGGACAGCAGCAGTTGGGAGACGGGCAGGCCGATGGCATAGAGTTGACGTACCCCTTCGGCCGTATCGCTGTAGACGACTGAGCTTGCCCCCTTGGGCAGCAGCTGGTAGCCCCGCTGGAAGTCGGCATTGTCCAGCAGCGACGGCCCCTGGTTCATCATGTGGTCGAGGGCCGTACGAACCATCTGCGGGTACAGAGCCATGACCCACCGATTCTTGTAGATCGTCCAGGCCGGGGCGATCGGCATGGGGACGCCCGGGCAGTTCACGAAGGTGATCGTCTGGTCGCGGTAGGTCTCATGTTGGACAGTGACCTGGTCCTCGGCGTCGGCGGCTTCCGCGATCGCCTTGACGATGGCCTGCAAACCTTGATCGAGTTTATTGTCCGCCTTGACCTCGGCGATGACGGTCAGCCCGGTGAACCAGAAGCCCCCGGCGCTGGGCGAGTTGTACCAGACCCACGTATCCCCGAACCCGGCTAACAGGTCCTCGTCTACCTTCATCCCGAGCCGTTTCTCGACCTCGGCGATTCCCTGTGAGACGGGATCTGCCACCTCCGGGCCGAGAATCTTCGTCAGATTCAGCCCCCACCGGTATAGCTCAGCCACGTCCCCGTTGTCGACCGATGCGCTGGTGGCGTCCTTGGGAACGAGGGCTAGATCCGCGTCGGTCAGCGGCTCGCCGCACAGCCCGTTGCCTTCGCTGCGGCCCATGCCGGGGACGCGGGCGAAGAAGGTCGTTCTGAACCCACCCGCTTGCGGGGTCTGGACCAGAGTGAGCGACTCCAGCTTACCGAGGCCGGTCTCGTCCAGAACCTTGCGCAGTCCGCCAGGCACACCCAGGATCGGCACATCGCCGGCCGCGAACATGGCCTGAAACGCCTCGAGCGTTCTCACCGTCTCGGCCAAGTCGAGATACAGCAGGGGGGGGGCACCCGAGCCGCCGGTGGCCTTCATGGCGGCCGTGAAGTGCGGCGAGCCGGTCAGTCGCTTGACCCCGTCACTGCCAATGAGCAGGTCCGTCGTCTTGGTGCCCAAGGAGACGATGAAGTCATCACCGACCACACCCCAGCGAATCGGCATCAGTGGGCCGAGGATGGCCAGTTCCTTCATCTTCAGCTTCGAGTCTGCCGGCAGCGTGGTGGCGGCGTCGAGCGGCAACTCCGCCCGCCGGGCCAGCTTCTCAACCTGGTCCTGCAGCTTGGGTGCGTCCTTCCCCGCACGCACCACGAGGGCCGCATCGACCATCGTGCCGCCGCCGCCCACACTCCCCAGACCGACCGCGAAGGGATACTTGCCCAAACTCCGCGCCAGATCACAAGCTACGCCCGCGAGCTCCTCCTCCGCCTGGCTGGCCGCCTGTTTCTTGATCAGAGCGACCAGTGCCGGCATGAGCTTCTCGCGGAGTGGGGCCATCTGAGGCTCGGCCATGATTCTGCCCAGGGCGGTATCCTCGCAGCTCTGGGACAACTGGTCGAGGCCCGGCCAGTTCAGGTACAAGATCGTTCCTTCCGGGAACAGGTCCGACATCTCGCCTGCCGAAACGGCTGGACAAGCCACCCCCAGCCAAAGCACCCCGATCCAACTCCATCGCGCGACCCGACTCATCCTTCGCTCCTTTGTGTTGAAGTTGTCAGCTGTCAGTGAATACGTGTCATCGGCGCTATACGCGCACCCGGCCTTCAGGGTCTCATGATCATCCCTGGTCCCGGGGGTCCAGGACCATGCTATATTGACGTGTCGAGACCGCCCCATGACAGAATTCCGGGAATCCGTCGCGGGTGTCACATCGCTTCGCCGACCGCTGGCCGGCTGGCGGCCATGTGGCCCGAGCCTCACGCAGTTCCCAGCCCCGGCTTGCCCAGGGACGTCAGGGCGACATTGAGCCAGTACCGGCACTTCTCATCGTGCTTGGCGTCCGGGAGCCTGCCGAGCACCTTGGCGAGGTGACCCTCGGCGATCTCGTACTGGTGCAAATCGCGGACGTAGATGATCCCCAGGAGCAACCGCACCTGGTCTGCCTCCTGGGCGGTGGGGTATTGGTTGAGGAACTTCTCGTAGGTGGCGGCTGCCTGGGGCAGTCGGCCGCTGAAACAGAGTTGGTTGCCGATGTCGAGCTGCTGCTGGCGGGGCAGGACCTGCCGGGGGTCGATCTCCATCAGCTTCTCGTACAAGCTGGCCGCGGCATCCCGTTCGTTGCGATCCAGGGCGTCGGTGATCTCGGATCGAAGCGTGACGATCGGGTCCGAGACGATCACGGGTTCCCCGTGGGGCCCGGCCACCGCGTCGACGGAGACGGGGCGTGCGACCCGCCCGTACTGGGCCCGAGCCTGGGCGTTGGGGTCGCCCATGGCCGTCGCCATGGCCTGCCGCTGCAGCCACCGGCGCCACAGGGCAACGACGTCGAACTGGTCGCGTGGCATGGCGTGCAGCCAGAGCATGAACACCAGGGCAAGGAAGCCGAAGAAGTAGCCCGCGAGATGGGCACCAAACGCAACATTGGAGCCGCCGACCATCTTCGGAGCCATGATGTTGTCCCACAGGATCAGCTTGAAGACGATCATGAGCATGCTCGGCAGCTCGAACGTGCCGATCACGATGAACCAGTAGAGGACAGTGATGTGGCTGCGCGGGAAGAGGGCCAGGTAGGCGCCGGTGACGGCCGCGATCGACCCCGAAGCACCGATCAAGGCCTGGTCGTTGCCGAAGCCGTACGCTGTGGCGGCAAACACGCCGCCGGCCAGGTAGAACAGGAGGTACGGTGCGTGACCCATCTTCGCGTTGACCGCGTTGCCAAACACCCACAGGAACAGCATGTTGCCCGCGATATGGGCGAAGTTGGCATGCAGGAACTGGTAGGTGAAAAACTGGTAGAGCTCCGGCGACTGGCCGTCGAGGACGCCGCCGCCCAGCCACACCGCAAGCGTGGATGGCTCAGTGTGCCGACCGCCCGTGTGGCTTGCCTGGGTGAGCAGGAACGCAATCAGGTTCGCGGTCACCAAGCCGTAGTTGACCCACGGCGTGCGGCGGATGGAAGTATCCGTTGAGATGGGAATGAACATCTTCTGCTCTCGGCCCCTTTGGGAGCGGGACCCGCTCCGCGTGGTCTGCTCCCCGGCCCTGCCTTGGGGCGCCCGTCGGGCGGCATGCCTCTGCCAGATCTTGTAGCTCGCCGGCCTACTTCGGTGAGGTTTCCTGGTTGCCGCCCGCCGGTCCGCCGCTGGCAACATGCACAAACGCCATCTGCAGTTCGTACAGCGTACCCTCGACGATCTTCTTCTCGACGTCGTCCAGGTTGTCGCCCGTCTTCTGCCGCAAGAGAGTCAGCAGGTCGATGAAGTGCTTGGCGACTGCCAGGTCGGGCGGAATCGGCTGGCCGCTGCGGGGGTCGGTCACCAGGCCCAGTCCGACGCTGGCCTGCAAGGCGATCATCTGCACGATCTCGGCCAGATGCGCCGCGGGCAGGCTTCCGCTCTCCTCGTGCTCCCGGGTCTGTCGGTCTGCTTCTTCTTTCTCGCGCTGGGCTTGGGCTTTCCAGTCGTCATCGACGATGATCTTCGGCTGCTCGTTGTTGGGGTCCGGCATTACTCACTCCCGTCACTGTCGCATCAGAGGACGTCCTGGAACCCGTGCGGCCCCGGCGTCATGCCGGCGAGTGTTCAGGGTTGGAGGACGTACTCCCGGTGCAGCTATTGTAGCCATGCCGTCCTGGCAAGCCCGTACCCGCCACGCGGCACCGCTATCATAGCAGCTCGGGACGCTGGGCGATAGGGTTCACAACCGAGCTGCCGTACGCCAACCGTGAGGACGTCGAGAACGGGATGAGCCGGCCGCTGATCGCCGCGTGCCGGGCACACGGGGAGCGGCAGGGCCAATGCTGCCTGGGCCGGTCACTCGACGTACGGGATCAGCTTGTGTGTGGGCGAAAGCAGCTGCTGTCAACGGATGAGGAAGGCTCGCGAAGGCGGGATGGCCTCGACCCATCAACTGGCCACCGGAAATCTCGACCATGCCCAGCGAGCAGGGCCCGAGCGATACCACGCCATTCTTGAAGGCCAATCAGGTGTTCTCGGGTGCGACCCGAGCCGGGTGCGGGATGGCGTCGCAGTACTAGTCAACCGGTGTTCGCTGTCTGTCGCTCCCCGCTCGGCACCCAGGGCAACGCCTTACTCGGCTTGTTCCCATACCCGCTCCGCCAGCCAGGTTAACCGCGCGGGCGGTTGGAGAGCATAGAAAAACTCCCGGTTGTCCGCCACCTTGTTGCTCGCCAGGTCCAGTTGCAGTTGTTCCACTCGCGTCTGGCAATTCCGTTCGAGACCGGGTTGAGATGCGATCAGTCGTTCGTTGAGCGTGCGGATGTCGCTGAACACCTGCCGTCGAGTCAATCGATTGCCGCGAGCGAGTCGCACTTGCGTTGATTGCCCGATGAGACTCTCACGCTGCCTGAGCAGGTCGGCCGGTGCATTCTCCAGGTATCGTTGCGGATTGAATCGCAGGTCGCGGATATGCAGCCGAGCGCGGGCCAGATCGCCGGCTGAGGCGGGCTGCCTCGGCAGGGGAGGGCGGAGTGTGGCCGTCACGCACG harbors:
- a CDS encoding Gfo/Idh/MocA family oxidoreductase; the protein is MNSITRRRFLNRSLVSAGAAGASAAAARAATVSSLASVSTSILGANDRVRFGVIGTGGQGRHDLMTFFKHDNRGLECPVICDVDEAMLDQAAAWLQKNGKSPPDRVKDFRRVCDRKDVDVVLVATPDHWHALQTIQCMQAGKDVYCEKPLANSIGEGKAMLDWAGRTGRVVQMGTQWRMSSHFREAVEQVQSGKLGRIRLVRCWAALGWFQSLGKVADSEVPAGVDYDMWLGPAPRRPFNRARFHFAFRWFYDYAGGLMTDWGVHLLNIALWAMNASAPKRVASTGGKYIYPDDTAETPDTQCTLYDFEKFTLVWEHQAGTGHGPEHREHGCAFYGTNGTLVVDGSGYDVYPEGKTPVPALKKNIEEEPELCRVKLVGDFLECCRTRRKPAEDIELGHWVTTVAHLGNLALRTGRSIEYDVENMKVIGNDLANAMITNPYRRPWELPKA
- a CDS encoding FxsA family protein — its product is MVLRLLLLFTLVPLVELAILIKIGSRIGAGTTIAMVLLIGFVGAAVARHEGWRTIQGIQADMAAGRLPGDRLVDGLLILIGGILLITPGVLTDIAGLLLFLPPVRALVRADMKRRLRTRITLLTPGSFGPQRDDDFIDVEARPPGTPDSESRAR
- a CDS encoding glycosyltransferase family 2 protein, with the protein product MSAECSIIVPVFNDGASLPSLHLRLTAMLRRLAIPYEILYVDNGSTDQTPDIISALHREEGAVKGIILSRRFGRQAALCAGLEAATGRSVITIDGNLADPPEVIPRLIEAWHEGYEVIFARRRRNKNLVHRVASRICRRILRQVSEVPIPTDTGELTLMDRRAVEELNSLPERTRFITGLRSWVGFRQAVLEYTPESPRLGAGPVYSLSRQLHTVVEGVLAFSSAPLRLITTLGCAVGLISMAGLLIAGFRFGIVDPGIAGSLLVGCGLGLLGGIQLICLGIVGEYMARVYQEVRNRPLYVTRERVGFLPHPRAVRNILEFLPTEPTGVQEVATDVLVRETRLVQPLEPLRAETA
- a CDS encoding flagellar basal body P-ring protein FlgI, with the protein product MKGWFSLATSCSGMLAVVLVAGCSDWMGKSKKPTTRPAGTTDSISTASPQQATLALQGAIGAATYVEGGRLLPVRGYGLVVGLGGKGSRNCPPSVRDYLRKELARQRVTSTGDDDNVPSPDALLNSLDTAVVVVDAEVPAAAAKQRAFDVRVQAMDPDTQSIAGGILLPCDLKIYREVGPAEVIEGKTHAQAQGPVFTNPFVGGANAGTTVDPREGLVIGGGSNLVVRKVEMVCVVESYSVVRQIRDVINRRFPTTPPAADAISPTTVQLTIPAEYRGRENRFIEKVRYLPLTSSNAQLEARAKALIVEFTRENAPLEELSLAVEGVGLSAVRMLQPLYTHPRKAVNYYAARAGLRLGDNLGVEVVVRHAEDPKSSYRRMAVRELGHCVHNPRAIAALRTLLTDPEVQLRLLAYESLRDADPEGISQVVVGKKPQNFVLEVVESSGPATVYARRSQFRRIALIGGDRMVCRPPLLYSQQGKPITLSADEGDRSLTLIRKNASGGILIGPIQVPPDVPTLVRFLGQDLSRNFEGKVEGLGLDYAVILDLLYRLSEQGGLSADVRWEESSIEDLFGPVAPVGRPESEL
- a CDS encoding PilZ domain-containing protein; the protein is MPYAIDLNSRQSVRTLEQAIRHGAEVLIEPRIWPDGEPIPCRMQPPSVAGSRAALACRIMAAADASSASREAQVVLANEAAFTTMLARIDALVGTYCDLSIRLGDHLYLCSCDVLRIEKPAAADHHPVVHLTRPETIQVTQRRRFHRISLADSTKIRLHWIRSDDTADEGIGWICNISADGLACRVDAHVADRLWIGEQIQVNFALSPTDTQRFMLEATICSKTPTGTEGKVMIGVQFLTGPSHQYSTQAVESLRRRLLSRHLLTSRPAKEEGL
- a CDS encoding PilZ domain-containing protein; translation: MTNMHPLGADQQAEWLQEAAGDRVSLTINYHGVGAWATLKSRLLRADRSGDLLVILYPYVADGAQPEIVVGESLGVAFRRGHEKCVFESQVIGRTNYPMGGGIEAPVLEIAWPDSVHELQRRLFSRTRVPPRVVIPVDVARCQPAADKLGQSARGVLLDLSAGGISVALPEAKGPRWRAGDILTCSFALESGRSVQKVTGTLRHCDKTPDGRRRLGLQFVGLETSASGRRTIESIARVASRFRRLEIPECR
- a CDS encoding S1/P1 nuclease, which encodes MRIRGARVVAAIVVGLVPSPCFAWAGDGHRIIAEIAARQLDPRTEQEIRALLGDKSIVEVANWADEIKSDRSYDWAKPLHYVNVPAGATSFKMDRDCAKSGCVVSAILDYQTVLLDEKATTAQRAEALKFLIHFVGDIHQPLHVGRAVDRGGNDIKVEFFFDRTNLHVVWDELLIRRVRKPWFQYAEELRTRITPERLAHWQRSRDVCAWATESAKLAADFAYQVPRDGQIAEAYFDRTIPVVEDRLLAAGVRLAVLLNGICGDRKATATAPASGPAPNVPEGSRPAIAGRLPRGVAAVRGQKNTGAGGRPLAPARFRFSP